The Phragmites australis chromosome 1, lpPhrAust1.1, whole genome shotgun sequence genomic interval gttaggagggctattgaatgatTATGAATGTGTTTGTCTTGAGTTGGTTTAGCAACAACAGCACATAAATGGAgaggaggggtatttataccctttcccccaaaaaaaactagccgttataggGTTTTTTGTCCTAAcacggagtatccgggttcaaaGTTGTAGCAAAATGAATAAATTGAAAAGTTGTAGGCTCAAATATCCATCGGCGCATGCTCTTCATTCTCTTTGGTTGAAACCACCCCACCATCATCGGACTCAAATTCAATCTCTTCCTCTATATTGAAATCTTGTTCAGAATCTTCATAAACAAATTCTTCTACTTCATAGAGCTCTCTCACTCTTTGGCTCCTATGAGGCTCCATTGCTTCTGTGGCCCACATTGCTTCATCAATTACATCATATGACAACCCTAATGTAGGATCAACCTCTTCATCACATTCACATATCCAATCCTGTGCATGGGAAGTATCTTCACCTAGAAGGACATCACTATAGATAGAACACTTCTTTCTTTTGTCCATCATTCTTCCATTGAATTGAACAAAGACTAGATTGCTCACACGACACACATCTAGTTATTTCTCCTCTTTGCATCTACCTTCAAATTGCAAAATAAAAACTAGTTAGGAAATTTTGGCGAGGATTTAGCAAGTTAAAGATTTCAATAGTGGGATTGTGAGAGttaacatttcaaatttgcTCCATTCTTTCACATCCAGATGCACTTGAGGTCAAGTTCAGTATCCTGACAACCATTCTTTGCAACGTAGGAGCTTGCAATCCGTAAGTTGACCGCCACAACCCTGCAATTAAGCGTGAGTTTTTAAGTATGTATATGTACGATAATTTTGCAAGAACACACAAGCTTACCGGCAGCAAAATTATTATTGTGAATTGCTTTTGTGGCCACCACCTTCCCAAACATGCCTTGTTGATATCTAAACATAGGCAAGTCTACATTaagagcaagatttttcttaTCATCATCTCCTTGATAAAACATTTCAATAACACCCATGAAGCCAGTCATGATTTCTACATCTCCAAAGATTGATGTATCCACATAGCTATAAAGAGGATTCAAGAGGTATGCCGCCATGTGCAATGGAGAATCAAGCCTTCCATGCATCTTGCTTTCCATGGCTCCAATGATCACATTATAGTCTCTTTCTGAATTTCCCACAGCAAGCTTGATGACCTTCTTTACCTCTAAAAGTTCTCCATACATAGAGGCCATCGATGTACCATCACTATCGGCCAAGTGAAGAAATTTCACCAATGGCTCAAAAATATTGATGCAAAGAGCAACATTATTCCAAAAGCCCCTACTCATTATTGTGGCATATGCTGACTTTCCTTTCCTTGACCCTGTGTGCTTGCATTGTTCCCAAGCCTCACTACAAGACATTTCTCTTAGTTGCTTTTTCTTAGCAAGCAAACTTTGCAAGGTAAGAAATACGGAAGCGAATCTTGTCACACCCGGCCTAACAATATCTCTTTTTTTGTATGAATTCTCATCAAGGAGAATGTGGCATGATGcgaatatataaaaattgtcaTTTCTTTGGGTTTAGTGATTGTAGGAGAGAATTGTTTCAACTTGCCAATTGCTTCTACCATTAAGTTGAGGGTGTGAGTTCCACATGAAGTCCAGAATATGTTTGGCCTTTTCTCCTTTAATATCTCCTTTGCTCCCATGTTATTAGAAGCATTATCCGTGACTACTTGCACAAAATTTTCGGGGCCCATTTTCTCAATGCACTCATCCACGTAACTaaatatatatgcacttgtgcGTGCATCGGCAGAAGTCTCTTTTGATTCTATAAAGGAAGTCCCTAACTTGCAATGCACACACAAGTTCATAATGCTCCTCCTTTTCTTGTCCGTCCAAGCATCGGTCATGATAGAGCACCCTGTTTGCACCCTCTCTAGTTAATGTGGATTCAACGAATCCTTACTTCTTTGTACCTCCTCCAACAACATTATTCCCTTAAATATATATTGGGAAGGTTGCTTCCAATTTGGACCATAGCGACCAAGAgcctcacaaaatttcttgAAGTCATCATCAACGATACTATTGAAAGGAATATTTCTCTTGTACATCCATCTTCCCAAATATTGCCCCACCTTATAGGTTCTCTCCTTGTCAATAGCGTCATTTATATTTTGTTGCCTCTTTGTCATAGAGATGGAAGGATCAATTGGGTTCACAAAATTATCCAAAGACCATGTCTTCTTCGGTGCACTAACATTAAAACTAGTTTCATCAACCTCTTCTACCTCATCTCCATCTTTTTCAATGGTGACCTCCTCTCTTAGCTCTTGCTCACGTTGAGCCTTAGCCACCTTCTTAGACTTTGCTTCGTCAAGAGACTTCTTACACTTCTCTTGCTGCTCCTTTGTGGACTTGCCACAACTTGTCACCAGCCCTTTGATATGAGCAACATGACACTTGAGCCTATAAATCCCTCCACCCATTTGCTTTCCACACAATTTGCATTGTACTCTTTGTAAATTATTTGCATCAATCAAGCATCTAAATTCCCATCCTACGTCATCTGAATTTCTCTTAAGGACTCTAACTCTCTTAAGGACTCTAACATTTGCACTACTGCCGGTGCCCGTTATTCTTAGTTGCTTCCTCTTCCTATTTTCAAAACCCAAAGGGAGGCTCATAATCTTTGCTTACTTTCCTTCTCGTGATGAGTATTGAGTGTGGGTTGAGTACTGATCTATATAAATAGATGCAAATCACAATCTATTGGACTATACGATGGACAAGAATCACGATTAGCCatactaattactaaaatagtgtatatgtatgCTTCATTTGTCACACAGGTTGCGATAGGCAACAACACCAGCGTTGGATCTGCACCAAACCGCAAGAGGGTAGCTGGCAGAAGCGGCAATGGCAAGCAACATGTTCTCCCCCCAATTCTCCAAAACCTTTTAAGCTTCAAtttcatatcatttttttgggcTAGCTGAGTACATATTAGTACAATTTATTATCTCTATGTCGTGTTCtatatttttagtatttttttaggTGGATCTAATAAgattgaatatgatttgaatcATTACTGGTATTGAAAGATAAGTGTATCGTGTTCTCCTAATTTCTAAGTTAAAGTTCACCCCGGCTATCTAAACTTGGGGTCCGCCCCTGCGTTGAGCCATGCACCACCGGCCGACCTGTCACCGGTACGTGGATCGCACCCGGACACGTCGCGGCCCCGCCCGGCCACGACCGCCTGCTCCATCGCCACCATGCACCCAAAGCGGAGACGTGCGGTTTATCCGACCCACCCTCGATCCCTCCTTCCCTCCTGTCAACTGGGCCCCACCGACCATCTCGGCAGATGCCGACGTGCCGTCCCTTCTCTCCGGGCGGGCGCGTCCCCCGCTGATCTATATATACGCCCCCACGAGCTCTCCCACTTCTCCCCGACATGTACTTGCTGCAGCAGTCGCAGTACAAACGCACACCACTACCTCGACTCTCCTCTGTTTCCGCTTGCTTGCCCTGTTTCTAGCTAGCCCGGAGGCCAGGACCCCTGCTCTCCGCTCGCTCGCGTGCCATACAGAGTCGACAGCCATGGTGGTGCTCGCCAACCCGCCTGTCGTCGACCAGATCCCCCTCCTGCGGTCCCCGGACCCCGGGGACTACTTCTCCGGCGTGCCGACCGTCGACCTCTCCAGCCCAGGCGCCGCGCGGGCCATCGTCAACGCCTGCGAGCGCTTCGGGTTCTTCAAGGCCCTCAACCACGGCGTGCCCGCGGCCACTATGGACAGGGCCGAGTCGGAGGCCGTCAGGTTCTTCGCGCAGGCGCAGGAAGATAAGGACCGCGCCGGCCCGGCCAACCCGTTTGGATACGGCAGCAAGCGGATCGGGCTCAATGGCGACATGGGGTGGCTCGAGTACCTCCTCCTCACCGTCGACTCCGCGTCGCTCTCTGACGCCTGCGCCGTCCCCTCGACCGCCGcgttccggtgagtacaacacTAAATGGATCGTCTCCACCGGCAGTGCAGGATAGCCGGTACAGTTATGTACGGCGACCGAGCTATTGAGCTTCTGAGGTGACACGGATTGACCTTTGTGATGCTGGTGTTTCGCAGGGGCGTGCTCAACGAGTACATCGCGGCGGTGCGGAAGGTGGCGGTGCGGGTGCTGGAGGCGATGGCGGAGGGGCTGGGCATTGCGCCCGCGGACGCGCTGAGCGCGATGGTGACAGGGGAAGGGAGCGACCAGGTGTTCCGCGTGAACCACTACCCGCCGTGCCCCGCGCTGGAGGGTCTCGGCTTCAGCGCCACCGGCTTCGGCGAGCACACCGACCCGCAGCTCATCTCTTTGCTCCGCTCCAACGGCACGTCCGGCCTGCAGATCGCGCTCGGCGACGGCGGGCAGTGGGTGTCCGTGCCCTCCGACCGCGACGCCTTCTTCGTCAACGTAGGAGACTCGTTGCAGGTGTGCGCTTTGACACGTGACACCAAATTTGTGTGGCCCTCTCAAATTTTCGCCCCTCTTCATTTATTATTTCCCTACATTAGTTACACTAAACTAGATTCTGCGATGATGTGGACTCGATTAAAATGTATTGCACGCTGTGTGAATAAGTCAACCGAAAGGCTAAACAAGGAATGCCGGACAGTCAGTTCCAGCGTTCAGCTCACATCATCATTAAAATAAGTGAACCATTTGCTCATCACCTCGGCAGCAGTAGAAACGATGGGCACGGAATGAACTGCCGCCACTCAGCACAGATTCAGTACAGAAACACAACTTCTCTTATGCATGAACTTCGTGCGATGGCAGCATGCCATCTGGTCGCTCATCAACGTGCACACCGTCGgaataacacacacacacacactctgcATTTCGTTAACACCTTGGTCTGACAGACAGACAGTAATACATACTTGCTGGTTGTGTACACAGGTGCTGACCAATGGGAGGTTCAGGAGCGTGAAGCACAGGGTGGTGACCAACAGCCTCAAGTCTAGGGTTTCCTTCATCTACTTCGGAGGGCCACCACTGGCGCAGAGGATTGCACCGTTGCCGCAGCTGCTGGGGGAGGGCGAGCAGAGCCTGTACAAGGAGTTCACATGGGGCGAGTACAAGAAGGCTGCGTACAAATCGAGGCTCGGTGACAACAGACTGGCCCAGTTTGAGAAGTAGCAACAGAGCAGGGCCGCTCAGGCACCAACTTTACAAGACAGCCAGCCAGGCAGAGGCAGCTAAGCTAGCTGCCACTAGTAGCAAATGCCCGTCACACACCGTGAAGAGTTGGAGAGGAATTCAAGTTACTCTACTTGGAAGAGACAATGGAAAAGAAGATAAAGATGCAGATGTGTACAGCTGGGGAGCTAGCTAGATATTTGTTGTGGTGGGTGCACGGTTTCCGCAAGTGGCTAATGATATGTTGTGTGGTGGGGCCCCTTGCCTATTTCGGAATGCTGAGGACGAGCGATGAAGGGCTCGTTTGGGTGAACTCTCACTGGTACAAATTTTCTTAGAGAATTAATTCTGTGTGAAAAGAGATTTTATGgttaatgattttttaaataaattttatgaaATAAATAATTCTATAAGGAAAGTGTATAACGGGAAGCTGATTTTTTTAGCTTCTaatatctaatttattaaaTAAAATCACTCTTACAGAATATGAAAACTGCAAATTATCGTTTGATAGAGCTCCCACTCATTTCACACTAGAATTTGGTCTAAAAGCTCTATCAAACAGTTTCAAACAACCACTATTAGCGTTAACCAAATATAGCATAGCGAAGGGACCCTTTCCTTTCTCCCTTTCACATTACCGTAGTAACTAACCTATTTAAgtttaagggtctgtttggaaGCCTAGTTTTAGGTAAAAACCGCTGTAAGTTACATGCCTTAAAAGTTTTGTGGGCTGTGCTAGAAATTAGTGTTTAGAAGCCTGGTCAGCACATTTCTTTTACCACCGCTTTCGGCCCAATCCGTCGAATGGAAAAAATCGTGTGTCAAGGTCTGGGAAAATACACGAGAAGTATCGGGCTCACTCCCATGCTGGTGCCCTTGGCGACGACTCGCTCCTGTTCTCGATGCCCTTGGCGGCGACTGAACTTTCGCAGCGACGGCGAGCCCTCCCCCACGGTAACCTCTCCTTTCCCCTCCCCACAGCAACCTCTCCCTCCCGCTCTCCCATGGCAacctctcccttcccctcctcctctctctgccGATCTGAAGGACCCGGCGCTCATGCATAGATCCTCTCCCACTACTCGCTAATGTTGATGCGTTCCCACACCAACAACAATCGCCTCCCATCACGCACTCGATCCGCTCGCTATTGTTGATGTGTTCCCACACCAACAGCGAAGCATCCATAGCCTAGTGATCCCATCGGTCAATTTTATACGCGGATTCATGCTCCGCCCTCCTTCCGCTCCCATTGCTTGTTGCTATTGCTCGATTTATATGGTTCTTGATCCATCTTTATACGTGGATTCCTGTCGGTGCTCGATTTCTGTGGTTCTTGATCCACTTTGTTCCGTTTCAGATGTGATTAGCAGAGTGGCTAATTTATGAGCTATGCGATTAGCACCGTGATGTTATCACATAAGAATTGATAGAGATTTGATAGGATGCTCACCACCCGTACACAATAGCAATGCTTGTTTTCATGAATAGCAATGCTTGGATGTTCTACTAATCATATGTGATTAATAGAAGATTGgatgaaaaatgcattttgatttatttgttttcctGAATAGCAATGCTTCATTTTAAACTTGATCTTCTTGACTGTTGGTAGATACATTCAGAAAATATTTGAGGAAGATCTTACAATGTCTGAATCTGAttctgaggaagaagatgatgatgcttgtCTTTCCAGCATTATACTTAGCTTCTACCAAAACCAAAATTCCTTGTCATACATCAAAGCTTAGTGGCGCAAAATATACTCGTGAATTTCTAGAGGGCCATAGGAGCCGATGTTTTACCAATCTTCGAATGGAGGCACGTATTTTCCAAGTAATTTTAGATTATCTTCGTTCAAAGAATCTTTTGAGAAGTACAAGAGGTGTTATTATTGAAGAGCAGCTTGCAATGTTCATGTACATGCTTGCATGAAATGCTAGTTTTTCAGCTCTATGTGATAGGTTTCAGCACAGCTGAGAAACCATACACAGTCATATTGGTGCATGCTTTGATGCAATCACCTCAATAACATTTGATTTTGTGAAGCCTCCATCAGCCGAGACTCACTAGAAAATATCATCCAATCCATATTTCGGGCCATACTTTTAGGTAGATGCCATATAGTTGTGCAGCTAGAAAATTCTGCCCTCTTATTTCATATCTCAATTGgtaatagttttttttcccttgaAGAATTGTTTAGGTGCAATACATAGGACTCATGTTCTGATCTCAATAAATGGGAGTAAGGCAGCACCATATTGAAATAGAAAAGGATCTTTATCGCGAAATGTGGTGCTCGCATGtgactttgatttgaattttacATATGTTTCAACTGATTGGGAAGGGTCTGCATCTGATGCAGGGGTCCTTAAATTTGCAATTAAATCTGGTTTTTAAGTGCCTAGAGGCAAGTACTATCTAGTTGATGAGGGCTACACAAATACTCCACACTTTCTTGCTCCTTACTGAGGAGTCCGGTACCATATTAAGGTTCAAGGGCAAAGCAATTATCGACCAAGGGATTACAATGAATTATTCAACCTTCGTCACGCCCGCCTTCGCAATCACATAGAGCGTGCTATTGACATTCTAAAGATGAGGTTTCCTGTATTGAAAGTCGCCACACACTATCTTATAGAGACTCAagttaaaatttcagcagctGCAGTCTTGTTGCATAGTATAATCCGAAGGCACAACGGTGATGAAGAGTGGTTGAGTAACCAGGAAACTCCAATTCACCCCCGCAAGTTTGTGGCTCTACCTACTGATAATGAGAGTTATAGAGATGATGGTGCATCATTGAGCAACCAAAGAAACGAGGGTAATGCTATGAGAGATGAAATTGCAAAGAGGATGTGGGTTGAttacgagaagaccaagaggcggaggcggaggggacAATGATAATTTGGTGGCATGGCAATTTCTTCCACGTCCAAGTCTAAGGCCAAGTCAGCCTCATGGTTCAATGATGATTGATGAATCCTAGTGGCAGACTTAAGACTTTAAATGTGATATATTTATGTTTGTGTGATATGTGATCTGTAAGACTTTAATTGTGATATGTTTGTGTGTCTCTTAATATGTTCATGTATTCAATCTGTCTGTGTGATCTGATTAAGCCATGATATGTTGATCTGTTCATATACTTGGTCTGTTTTTGTGATCTTACTCTTAATTTTCATCTGTTTTGTGTGATCTAATGAAGCCATGAAGGTCTACTGATCTAAATATCTAATGAAGCCATGATATATTCATGTACTCAGTCTGTTTGTGTGATCTGACTCTTGATTGTGATCTATTTGTGTGATCTAATGAAGGCATGAAGGTTTactgatctgatctgatctgcTGGTCTgacatgaattttgatgaaaaTTGAAAACTGAACCATAAAAACTAGTAATATTCTTAGCTATTAGCAGAGTTTAGTTGTTTATTTGCAATGTTGAGCTGAAAATGAATATATTATTCCAAGGAAGTAATATTCTTAGCTACATTCAGTATGTGCTTGGCACTTTGCAGTCAGATCTGCTGATTGTAAAACGTCTAGCCAGGTTTCTATTCATATAAAAGATGTATACATTCTAAATTCTCATATCTGATTGTTGATTCTACTCGTTATTTCTTGATTCTCATATCTAATGATGTCTCAAAGAGCAAGGTGGTTCTCAAAATATGAGAAAGCGCTAGTTGATTTACTCATTGAGTACATGCTTTCTAATTTTTGTGGTCAAAATGACTGGTGTACTGAAGGTTGGAATAGAATTGTGAAAGATTTCAATAGTCTTTGTTCAGATGCCAATTTTA includes:
- the LOC133921094 gene encoding gibberellin 2-beta-dioxygenase 3-like gives rise to the protein MVVLANPPVVDQIPLLRSPDPGDYFSGVPTVDLSSPGAARAIVNACERFGFFKALNHGVPAATMDRAESEAVRFFAQAQEDKDRAGPANPFGYGSKRIGLNGDMGWLEYLLLTVDSASLSDACAVPSTAAFRGVLNEYIAAVRKVAVRVLEAMAEGLGIAPADALSAMVTGEGSDQVFRVNHYPPCPALEGLGFSATGFGEHTDPQLISLLRSNGTSGLQIALGDGGQWVSVPSDRDAFFVNVGDSLQVLTNGRFRSVKHRVVTNSLKSRVSFIYFGGPPLAQRIAPLPQLLGEGEQSLYKEFTWGEYKKAAYKSRLGDNRLAQFEK